A window of the Pseudomonas fluorescens genome harbors these coding sequences:
- a CDS encoding MalY/PatB family protein: MTFDFDQVFDRHDTGSTKWSRYPADVLPMWVADMDFAAPPVVIEALQQRLLHPLVGYSVAQDNLREAIVADLWNKFAWRVKPQELIFLPGVESGFNMALKALVQPQQNVVVQTPNYPPLRHAPGHWGLNKVELEFSAQADGSYATPLDALRESLKGGGALLLSNPHNPIGKVFGREELQAVADICVAQDAWIISDEIHAELCYDGRVHIPTASLSPEIARRTITLMSASKAYNIAGLKTSFMIIQDAALRERVNHARCGMVDSVNPLGMEATRVAYSEAGPWLKELKQYLQANRDWLVEAVRNRLPGVTINVPQGTYLAWLDCSALDLDDPQKFFLEHARVGLSPGLDFGDHSQQFVRLNFGCPRSMLEEGISRMARSLSERKA, encoded by the coding sequence ATGACTTTCGATTTTGATCAGGTATTCGACCGCCACGACACCGGCAGCACCAAGTGGAGCCGCTATCCGGCCGACGTGTTGCCGATGTGGGTCGCTGACATGGATTTCGCCGCGCCGCCGGTGGTCATCGAGGCGCTGCAACAACGCCTGCTGCACCCATTGGTTGGCTACAGCGTGGCCCAGGACAACCTGCGCGAGGCGATCGTCGCCGACCTCTGGAACAAGTTCGCGTGGCGGGTCAAACCGCAAGAGCTGATCTTCCTGCCGGGCGTCGAATCGGGTTTCAACATGGCGCTCAAGGCGCTGGTACAACCACAGCAGAACGTTGTGGTGCAAACCCCGAACTACCCGCCGCTGCGCCATGCGCCGGGCCATTGGGGCCTGAACAAGGTCGAACTGGAATTCAGCGCCCAGGCCGACGGCAGCTACGCCACCCCGCTGGACGCACTGCGTGAATCCCTGAAAGGTGGCGGCGCCCTGCTGCTGAGCAACCCGCACAACCCGATCGGCAAGGTCTTCGGCCGTGAAGAACTGCAAGCGGTGGCGGACATCTGCGTGGCACAGGACGCCTGGATCATCTCCGACGAGATCCACGCCGAACTGTGCTACGACGGCCGCGTGCACATTCCGACCGCCTCCCTGAGCCCGGAGATTGCCCGTCGCACCATCACCCTGATGTCAGCGAGCAAGGCCTACAACATCGCCGGCCTCAAGACTTCGTTCATGATCATCCAGGACGCCGCCCTGCGCGAACGCGTCAACCACGCCCGTTGCGGCATGGTCGACAGCGTCAACCCGCTGGGCATGGAAGCCACCCGCGTGGCCTACAGCGAGGCCGGTCCGTGGCTGAAGGAACTCAAGCAATACCTGCAAGCCAACCGTGACTGGCTGGTAGAAGCGGTTCGCAACCGTCTGCCCGGCGTAACGATCAACGTTCCACAAGGCACTTATCTGGCGTGGCTGGACTGCTCGGCGCTGGATCTGGACGACCCGCAGAAATTCTTCCTGGAACACGCCCGCGTCGGCCTCAGCCCTGGTCTGGATTTTGGCGATCACAGCCAACAGTTCGTGCGCCTGAACTTCGGTTGCCCGCGTTCGATGCTGGAGGAAGGGATTTCGCGGATGGCGCGCAGCCTGAGTGAACGCAAGGCCTGA
- a CDS encoding Yip1 family protein produces the protein MSAPIVKLFTQPNFAWTDIRREEEAHPRHYLAHLLLLALVPAVCLFIGTTYVGWSLAVGETVRLSSASALQLSVLLYLTIVVGVAIIGGFIRWMSRTFDARPTLNQCIGFAAYTVTPFFLAGIAGLYPSRWLAVLVLGAASIYSTFLLFVGLPTFMHERKEQGLLYSASVWGVALLVLVTLLVSMILLWFNVLTPEYLRTTAG, from the coding sequence ATGTCCGCACCTATCGTCAAGCTCTTCACCCAGCCGAACTTCGCCTGGACCGACATCCGCCGCGAAGAAGAAGCGCATCCGCGTCATTACCTCGCCCACCTGCTGTTGCTGGCCCTCGTTCCGGCGGTGTGCCTGTTCATCGGCACAACGTATGTCGGCTGGAGCCTGGCGGTGGGTGAAACCGTCAGGCTCAGCAGTGCCAGCGCCTTGCAGCTGAGTGTCTTGCTCTACCTCACTATCGTCGTCGGTGTGGCGATCATCGGCGGTTTCATTCGCTGGATGTCGCGCACTTTCGATGCGCGGCCGACGCTCAATCAGTGCATCGGTTTCGCGGCGTACACCGTCACCCCGTTTTTCCTCGCCGGGATCGCCGGTCTGTACCCGAGCCGCTGGCTGGCGGTGCTGGTGCTGGGCGCGGCATCGATTTATTCGACGTTTCTGCTGTTCGTCGGCCTGCCGACCTTCATGCACGAGCGCAAGGAACAGGGTCTGCTGTACTCAGCCAGCGTCTGGGGTGTTGCGTTGCTGGTGCTGGTGACGTTGCTGGTGTCGATGATTCTGCTGTGGTTCAACGTGCTGACGCCGGAATACCTGCGCACGACCGCGGGTTAG
- a CDS encoding glucose 1-dehydrogenase, with protein MTHYPKPPFPKQAQAVPGSQRKMEPYPDCGEQSYTGSGRLAGKIALITGADSGIGRAVAIAFAREGADVAVAYLNEHEDAKETARWVEQAGRQCLLLPGDISQKAQCQALVDQTVERFGRIDVLVNNAAFQMTHETFEEIPDDEWVMTFDVNITAIFRLCQAAIKHMGPGASIINTSSVNSDMPKPTLLAYATTKGAIANFTGGLAQMLGPREIRVNCVAPGPIWTPLIVSTMPDEEVQNFGEQTPLGRPGQPVEVAPIYVLLASDEASYITGQRYGVTGGKPML; from the coding sequence ATGACGCACTATCCCAAACCCCCATTCCCGAAACAGGCGCAAGCGGTTCCCGGCTCCCAGCGCAAGATGGAGCCCTACCCCGATTGCGGCGAGCAAAGCTACACCGGCTCCGGTCGGCTGGCCGGCAAGATTGCGCTGATCACCGGCGCCGACAGCGGCATCGGCCGGGCGGTGGCCATTGCCTTTGCCCGCGAAGGTGCCGATGTGGCGGTCGCCTATTTGAATGAACATGAAGATGCCAAGGAAACCGCGCGTTGGGTCGAACAGGCCGGTCGCCAGTGCCTGTTGCTGCCCGGCGACATTTCCCAGAAGGCCCAGTGCCAGGCGCTGGTAGACCAAACCGTCGAGCGCTTCGGCCGCATCGACGTGCTGGTCAACAACGCGGCCTTCCAGATGACCCACGAAACCTTCGAGGAGATTCCCGACGATGAATGGGTGATGACTTTCGACGTCAACATCACCGCGATTTTCCGTCTGTGTCAGGCCGCCATCAAACACATGGGTCCCGGCGCTTCGATCATCAACACCAGTTCGGTCAACTCGGACATGCCCAAACCCACCCTGCTCGCCTACGCCACCACCAAAGGCGCCATCGCCAATTTCACCGGTGGCCTGGCGCAAATGCTTGGCCCGAGGGAGATCCGCGTGAACTGCGTGGCACCGGGGCCGATCTGGACGCCCCTGATCGTCTCGACCATGCCCGATGAAGAAGTGCAGAACTTCGGCGAGCAAACACCACTCGGTCGGCCCGGCCAGCCAGTGGAGGTCGCGCCGATCTACGTGCTGCTGGCATCGGATGAAGCCAGCTACATCACCGGCCAGCGCTACGGCGTGACCGGCGGCAAACCCATGCTCTGA
- the fdnG gene encoding formate dehydrogenase-N subunit alpha codes for MDLSRRQFFKVAGIGLAGSSLGALGMAPTPAFAEQVRHFKLAHTHETRNTCPYCSVGCGLIMYSQGDAAKNVAQNIIHIEGDADHPVNRGTLCPKGAGLLDFIHSPGRLQYPQVRKPGSSEWTRITWDEALDRVADLMKADRDANFVEQNAQGQTVNRWLTTGFLAASAASNEAGYITHKVVRSLGMLGFDNQARVUHGPTVASLAPTYGRGAMTNTWTDIANANLILVMGGNAAEAHPCGFKWVTEAKAHNAARLIVVDPRFTRTASVADYYAPIRTGSDIAFMGGLINYLLTEDKIQHEYVRNYTDVSFIVKAGFGFEDGLFTGYDAAKRSYTDKSTWGYELGEDGFVKVDPTLQDPRCVYQLMKQHYSRYNIDLASQICGMPVDAMQKIWEEIATCSAPCKTMTILYALGWTQHSIGSQIIRSAAMVQLLLGNVGMPGGGVNALRGHSNIQGLTDLGLLSNALPGYLTLPTDMEQDYNAYIKKRTQVPLRPGQLSYWQNYSKFHVSLMKAWYGANATAENQWAYNYLPKLDIPNYDILKVFDLMGQGKVNGYMCQGFNPIAALPDKNRVMAALAKLKWLVVMDPLATETSQFWENVGPFNDVKSADIQTEVIRLPTTCFAEEDGSLVNSSRWLQWHWKGADGPGESRTDVQIMSALFLRLRERYQAEGGKFADPLLKLSWPYKIAEEPSPEEIAKEVNGYATTDFTDATGAAIKGNSQLAGFAQLKDDGSTASGCWIFCGSWTEAGNQMARRDNNDPYGMHQHQGWAWAWPANRRILYNRASADVSGKPWDPKKRLVWWNGKAWGGTDVPDYKADVPPEAGMNPFIMNPEGVARFFAVDKMNEGPFPEHYEPFETPIGINPLHPDNKKATSNPAARIFDSVWDSLGVAKDYPYAATSYRLTEHFHFWSKHCKLNAIAQPEQFVEIGEVLAKEKGIAAGDRVRVSCKRGFIEAVAVVTKRIRPLQVNNQVVHQIGIPLHWGFTGLTRHGYLTNTLVPFLGDGNTQTPESKSFLVNVEKL; via the coding sequence ATGGATCTCAGCCGTCGTCAGTTCTTCAAGGTCGCCGGTATCGGCCTTGCAGGCTCTAGCCTGGGCGCGTTGGGCATGGCCCCGACGCCGGCCTTCGCCGAGCAGGTGCGCCACTTCAAGCTTGCCCACACCCATGAAACCCGCAACACCTGCCCGTATTGCTCGGTCGGTTGCGGCTTGATCATGTACAGCCAGGGCGATGCCGCGAAGAACGTTGCGCAAAACATCATTCATATCGAAGGTGACGCCGACCACCCGGTCAATCGCGGCACCCTGTGCCCGAAAGGCGCGGGTCTGCTGGACTTCATTCACAGCCCCGGCCGCTTGCAGTACCCGCAGGTGCGCAAGCCCGGCAGCAGCGAATGGACCCGGATCACCTGGGACGAAGCCCTCGACCGCGTCGCCGACCTGATGAAGGCCGACCGCGACGCCAATTTCGTTGAGCAGAACGCCCAGGGCCAGACAGTGAATCGCTGGCTGACTACCGGTTTCCTCGCGGCGTCCGCGGCGTCCAACGAAGCGGGCTACATCACCCACAAAGTGGTGCGCAGTCTCGGCATGCTGGGGTTCGATAACCAGGCGCGTGTCTGACACGGCCCGACGGTGGCAAGTCTTGCCCCGACGTACGGCCGTGGAGCCATGACCAACACCTGGACCGATATCGCCAACGCGAATCTGATCCTGGTGATGGGTGGCAACGCAGCAGAAGCCCATCCTTGCGGCTTCAAATGGGTGACCGAAGCCAAGGCACACAATGCCGCGCGGCTGATCGTGGTCGATCCGAGGTTTACCCGGACCGCGTCCGTGGCCGATTACTACGCGCCGATTCGCACCGGCAGCGACATCGCGTTCATGGGCGGGCTGATCAATTACCTGCTGACCGAGGACAAGATCCAGCACGAATACGTGCGCAACTACACCGACGTGTCGTTCATCGTCAAAGCCGGTTTCGGCTTCGAGGACGGGCTGTTCACCGGTTACGACGCGGCCAAGCGCAGCTACACCGACAAGTCCACCTGGGGTTACGAACTGGGCGAGGACGGCTTCGTCAAAGTCGACCCGACCCTGCAAGACCCGCGCTGCGTCTATCAATTGATGAAGCAGCATTACAGCCGCTACAACATCGACCTGGCGAGCCAGATCTGCGGCATGCCGGTCGATGCGATGCAGAAAATCTGGGAGGAAATCGCCACTTGCTCGGCCCCGTGCAAGACCATGACCATCCTCTATGCGCTGGGCTGGACCCAGCACTCGATCGGCTCGCAGATCATCCGCAGCGCAGCGATGGTGCAACTGTTGCTGGGCAACGTCGGTATGCCCGGCGGCGGGGTCAACGCCTTGCGCGGGCACTCGAACATTCAGGGCCTGACCGACCTCGGCTTGCTGTCCAACGCGCTGCCGGGTTACCTGACCCTGCCCACCGACATGGAGCAGGACTACAACGCCTACATCAAGAAACGCACGCAAGTACCGTTGCGGCCGGGGCAATTGTCCTACTGGCAGAACTACAGCAAATTCCACGTCAGCCTGATGAAAGCCTGGTACGGCGCCAATGCCACCGCCGAGAATCAGTGGGCCTACAACTACCTGCCGAAACTCGACATTCCCAACTACGACATCCTCAAGGTGTTCGACCTGATGGGGCAGGGCAAGGTCAACGGCTACATGTGCCAGGGCTTCAACCCGATTGCCGCGTTGCCGGACAAAAACAGGGTGATGGCGGCATTGGCCAAACTGAAATGGCTGGTGGTGATGGACCCGCTGGCCACCGAAACCTCGCAGTTCTGGGAAAACGTCGGGCCGTTCAACGATGTGAAGAGCGCCGATATCCAGACCGAAGTGATCCGCCTGCCGACCACCTGTTTTGCCGAAGAGGACGGCTCGCTGGTCAACAGCAGTCGCTGGCTGCAATGGCACTGGAAAGGTGCCGACGGCCCCGGCGAGTCGCGTACCGACGTGCAGATCATGAGTGCGCTGTTCCTGCGCCTGCGTGAGCGTTATCAGGCCGAGGGCGGCAAATTCGCCGATCCGCTGTTGAAACTGTCGTGGCCGTACAAGATCGCCGAAGAACCCTCGCCGGAAGAGATCGCCAAAGAGGTCAACGGCTACGCCACCACTGATTTCACCGACGCCACGGGCGCGGCGATCAAGGGCAATTCGCAACTGGCCGGGTTCGCCCAGCTCAAGGATGACGGCAGCACCGCGTCCGGTTGCTGGATCTTCTGCGGCAGCTGGACTGAAGCCGGCAACCAGATGGCCCGCCGCGACAACAACGACCCTTACGGCATGCATCAGCATCAGGGCTGGGCGTGGGCCTGGCCGGCCAACCGGCGAATTCTCTATAACCGCGCTTCGGCGGATGTCTCGGGCAAACCCTGGGATCCGAAAAAACGCCTGGTGTGGTGGAACGGCAAGGCCTGGGGCGGCACCGATGTGCCGGACTACAAGGCCGACGTGCCGCCGGAAGCCGGGATGAACCCGTTCATCATGAACCCCGAAGGTGTGGCGCGGTTCTTCGCCGTCGACAAGATGAACGAAGGGCCATTCCCCGAGCACTACGAGCCGTTCGAAACGCCGATCGGCATCAACCCGCTGCACCCGGACAACAAGAAAGCCACCAGCAACCCGGCGGCACGGATCTTCGATTCGGTGTGGGACAGCCTCGGCGTGGCCAAGGATTACCCGTATGCCGCCACCAGTTACCGGCTGACCGAGCATTTCCACTTCTGGAGCAAGCACTGCAAGTTGAACGCGATCGCCCAGCCCGAGCAGTTCGTGGAAATCGGCGAAGTGCTGGCCAAGGAGAAGGGCATCGCTGCCGGCGACCGGGTGCGGGTCAGCTGCAAGCGCGGGTTCATTGAGGCGGTAGCGGTGGTGACCAAAAGGATCCGGCCGTTGCAGGTCAACAATC
- a CDS encoding cation:proton antiporter: protein MSFIIWVAVLGAVLLTLALTSSYLRWMPVTTSAVCLLLGVGIGPVGLDLLKLPLDEASLWMEHLTEVAVLFSLFVCGLKLRLPLRDKRWRIAFGLAGPVMVLTIIGVCLFLHFGLNLNWGPSLLIGAILAPTDPVLAALVQVNDARDVDSVRFGLSGEAGLNDGIAFPFVILGLLLLHGEGFAAEWPDWALRSLLWAVPAGLLCGYWMGRGIGRLTLSLRIRNDDSTLSPNDYLALALIALAYVVAESIGGYGFLSVFAAGLGLRQEEVKSTGVHQPPAEHLVQPVVGHQNVEPQHAVHGDTERLEDSQVAAGIMMGDMLAFGSLVERAMEVFLVTLLGVVLVSHWDWRALLIGGVLFCVIRPVCVALMPWGSLLAGRQRLLIGWFGIRGIGSLFYLFYALNHGLGDSVGTLCTDLTLSVVALSILLHGVSTQPILARYERHKPRKP, encoded by the coding sequence GTGAGCTTCATCATTTGGGTCGCGGTGCTCGGCGCTGTGCTGCTGACCCTCGCACTGACGTCGTCGTACTTGCGCTGGATGCCGGTGACGACATCAGCTGTATGTCTGTTGCTGGGCGTCGGCATCGGCCCCGTCGGGCTCGATCTGCTGAAGTTGCCGCTGGACGAGGCCTCTTTGTGGATGGAGCACCTGACTGAAGTCGCGGTGCTGTTTTCCCTGTTTGTCTGCGGTTTGAAACTGCGACTGCCGTTGCGCGACAAACGTTGGCGGATCGCATTTGGCCTGGCGGGGCCGGTGATGGTGCTGACGATCATCGGGGTCTGCCTGTTCCTGCATTTTGGCTTGAACCTCAATTGGGGCCCTTCGTTGCTGATCGGGGCGATTCTGGCGCCGACCGATCCGGTGCTCGCGGCGCTGGTGCAGGTCAACGATGCGCGGGACGTCGACAGCGTGCGGTTCGGCCTGTCCGGCGAGGCTGGGCTCAATGACGGGATTGCCTTTCCTTTCGTGATCCTCGGGCTGTTGCTGTTGCACGGTGAAGGTTTTGCCGCCGAGTGGCCCGACTGGGCGCTGCGCAGCCTGCTCTGGGCCGTGCCCGCCGGATTGCTTTGCGGTTACTGGATGGGACGCGGCATCGGCCGTTTGACCTTGTCACTGCGCATCCGCAACGATGACAGCACCCTCAGCCCCAACGACTACCTGGCACTGGCGTTGATCGCACTGGCCTACGTGGTGGCGGAATCTATCGGCGGCTACGGTTTTCTGTCGGTGTTCGCCGCCGGCCTGGGGTTGCGTCAGGAGGAAGTCAAATCCACTGGCGTCCACCAACCGCCCGCCGAGCATCTGGTACAACCGGTGGTCGGCCATCAGAACGTCGAACCTCAGCACGCGGTGCACGGCGACACAGAACGACTGGAAGACAGCCAGGTGGCCGCCGGGATCATGATGGGTGACATGCTCGCCTTCGGCAGTCTGGTGGAACGGGCGATGGAAGTGTTTCTGGTCACCCTGCTGGGCGTGGTGCTGGTCAGTCACTGGGACTGGCGGGCCTTACTGATCGGCGGCGTGCTGTTCTGTGTGATTCGCCCCGTCTGCGTGGCGTTGATGCCGTGGGGATCGCTGCTGGCTGGGCGCCAACGGTTATTGATCGGCTGGTTCGGCATTCGTGGCATCGGCAGTCTGTTCTACCTTTTCTATGCGCTGAACCATGGACTGGGCGACAGCGTGGGTACGCTGTGTACCGACCTGACCCTGTCGGTGGTGGCGCTAAGCATTTTGCTGCACGGCGTCAGCACCCAGCCGATTCTCGCCCGCTATGAGCGGCACAAGCCACGCAAACCCTGA